One genomic region from Paroceanicella profunda encodes:
- a CDS encoding helix-turn-helix transcriptional regulator, with amino-acid sequence MSAISTELPPRYLRTKEAARFLSLSARTLEKHRTYGTGPAYHKLGGRVVYAIEDLQAWVGRGAVTSTSDPRGQVLPAKRHALASLAQPGRFVR; translated from the coding sequence ATGTCCGCCATCTCAACCGAACTTCCCCCGCGCTATCTGCGCACCAAGGAAGCCGCGCGGTTCCTCAGCCTGTCCGCTCGCACGTTGGAGAAGCACAGGACCTACGGCACCGGTCCCGCCTACCACAAGCTGGGCGGGCGTGTGGTCTATGCGATCGAGGACCTGCAGGCCTGGGTCGGACGGGGCGCCGTGACCTCGACATCCGACCCGCGCGGGCAGGTCCTGCCGGCGAAACGCCACGCGCTCGCCAGCCTCGCGCAGCCCGGCCGCTTCGTGCGCTGA
- a CDS encoding DUF2285 domain-containing protein, with translation MVLVAAPEALGGEADRLGEDIVASTGRPSSMGEHLRHWLPDGTYLHLVAPSGPRHRLVATVPLGPEGLDRTEAIQRLLADQHRRRSIPSDTRLTAQQKARLRRVLQASDAAFHGATQKQIAEVLFRTGRLDRDEWQVSSARFAVSSLLREGRDLIAGGYRKLLRHQRRL, from the coding sequence GTGGTGCTCGTTGCCGCTCCCGAGGCACTTGGCGGGGAGGCTGATCGTCTTGGCGAGGACATCGTCGCCTCGACGGGCAGACCGTCTTCCATGGGAGAGCACCTGCGCCACTGGCTGCCGGACGGGACGTACCTGCATCTTGTCGCACCTTCGGGGCCCCGCCACAGGCTTGTGGCCACCGTTCCTCTCGGCCCTGAGGGTCTCGACCGCACCGAAGCAATCCAGCGGCTCCTGGCGGACCAGCACCGCCGTCGATCGATCCCCAGCGACACCCGTCTGACCGCGCAGCAGAAAGCGCGCCTCCGGCGTGTCCTTCAAGCATCGGATGCCGCCTTCCATGGCGCGACCCAGAAGCAGATCGCCGAGGTCCTGTTCCGGACCGGTCGCCTGGACCGCGATGAATGGCAGGTCTCCTCGGCTCGTTTTGCCGTCTCCAGCCTCCTTCGCGAGGGGCGTGACCTGATCGCCGGCGGCTATCGCAAGCTCCTGCGTCACCAGCGCCGCCTCTAG
- a CDS encoding transcriptional regulator domain-containing protein: protein MQPDRSNWRDQAAYDYLDDLAAPDLGWECLRRNPEYQHDYAKLAGEPPERVDLMDQVGRRWGLCFPDPTRAARFRCGGVLVSGGRHECRGARCRSRGTWRGG, encoded by the coding sequence ATGCAACCTGATCGCTCGAATTGGCGTGACCAGGCCGCCTACGACTATCTTGATGATCTGGCTGCGCCGGACCTCGGCTGGGAATGTCTGCGCCGCAATCCCGAATATCAGCATGATTACGCGAAGCTCGCAGGAGAACCCCCGGAGAGGGTTGATCTGATGGATCAGGTCGGCCGTCGATGGGGGTTGTGCTTTCCCGATCCGACCCGGGCTGCCCGCTTCCGTTGCGGAGGTGTTCTGGTGTCCGGCGGTCGACACGAGTGCCGTGGTGCTCGTTGCCGCTCCCGAGGCACTTGGCGGGGAGGCTGA
- a CDS encoding DNA -binding domain-containing protein, translated as MRVTISSLQDVPPQGDVVTEYDRRHMAQYMRLLDAAGEGASWREAAQIILGLDTQKEPERARLVHDAHLERARWLSSEGYRQLAAGRTG; from the coding sequence ATGCGTGTGACGATCAGCAGCTTGCAGGATGTGCCGCCGCAGGGGGACGTGGTGACGGAGTATGACCGTCGCCACATGGCGCAGTATATGCGTTTGCTCGATGCTGCAGGCGAGGGCGCGAGCTGGCGGGAGGCGGCGCAGATCATCCTGGGCCTCGATACGCAGAAAGAGCCGGAGCGGGCGCGCCTGGTCCACGACGCCCATCTTGAACGCGCGCGTTGGCTGAGCTCGGAAGGGTATCGGCAGTTGGCGGCGGGACGCACCGGCTGA
- a CDS encoding helix-turn-helix domain-containing protein → MITARQSRAARALLGWTQEQLADEARVSLTALKRLESESGLEVYETTRDQVRRAFEANGILLLNSDQGIGVMHVQAKAIAKG, encoded by the coding sequence ATGATCACCGCCCGACAATCACGGGCCGCGCGGGCGCTTCTTGGCTGGACACAGGAGCAGCTTGCGGATGAGGCCCGGGTATCTTTGACCGCGCTCAAGCGCCTCGAGTCCGAAAGCGGGCTCGAGGTCTACGAGACCACGCGCGATCAGGTTCGACGGGCGTTCGAAGCGAATGGCATTCTGCTCCTGAACTCCGACCAGGGGATTGGAGTGATGCATGTGCAGGCGAAGGCCATCGCTAAGGGCTGA
- a CDS encoding helix-turn-helix domain-containing protein — protein MDMRKLVGRNFARLRREKGLTQEEVEARSGFSQQYLSSLERGRRNPTVITLFELAQALGVSHVDLVEPDDEV, from the coding sequence ATGGATATGCGCAAATTGGTCGGCCGGAACTTCGCCCGCCTGCGTCGGGAGAAGGGCCTGACGCAGGAGGAGGTCGAAGCGCGTTCCGGCTTCAGCCAACAGTATCTCAGCAGCCTCGAACGCGGCCGGAGGAACCCAACCGTGATCACGTTGTTTGAACTCGCCCAGGCTCTCGGCGTCAGCCATGTGGATCTGGTCGAGCCCGACGACGAGGTTTGA
- a CDS encoding IS110 family transposase, producing the protein MSQRHYIGLDVSARTVNLCIVDHDGQVVHERKLSSDPEEIAQHILSLRFPIVRVGLEAGMLSQHIYGRLAEAGIPVVCVETRHMKAALAAQLNKTDRHDARGIAQMMRVGLFKPVHVKTPNSQRLRTILTARQLLRNKLQDVENEIRGLIRNFGYHLGKVTARDFEPRVRELIADTALHAVADALLLARRSLREQFGRLDDMLVRLAKHDEVTRRFMTVPGVGPLVALTFRATVDVPSRFTRSRTVGAHFGLTPRKQQSGEVDRNGRISRWGDEMMRSLLYEAAQVLLTRVKRWSALKAWGAQISRRRGNKKAIIALARKIAVILHRMWIDGSEFDWGKRPETAASSV; encoded by the coding sequence ATGTCCCAAAGGCACTATATAGGGCTGGATGTCTCGGCCCGCACCGTCAATCTCTGCATCGTCGATCACGATGGCCAGGTGGTACACGAACGCAAGCTCTCCTCCGATCCGGAGGAGATTGCACAGCATATCCTGTCACTTCGGTTTCCGATTGTTCGTGTCGGCCTCGAGGCCGGAATGCTATCGCAACACATCTATGGGCGGTTGGCTGAAGCCGGTATCCCGGTCGTCTGCGTCGAGACCCGGCACATGAAAGCGGCGCTCGCCGCTCAGCTCAACAAGACCGACCGGCACGACGCGCGCGGGATCGCCCAGATGATGCGCGTCGGATTGTTCAAACCGGTCCACGTCAAGACGCCGAACAGCCAACGCCTGCGCACGATCCTGACCGCACGGCAACTTCTGCGGAACAAGCTTCAGGATGTCGAGAACGAAATCCGCGGCCTCATCCGCAACTTCGGCTATCACCTCGGAAAGGTGACGGCGCGTGACTTCGAACCACGGGTGCGGGAACTGATCGCCGATACCGCCCTGCACGCCGTGGCCGACGCTCTCCTGTTGGCAAGACGCTCCTTGCGAGAGCAATTCGGCCGGTTGGACGATATGCTCGTTCGATTGGCGAAGCATGACGAGGTGACGCGACGCTTCATGACGGTTCCCGGCGTCGGCCCACTTGTCGCACTGACCTTTCGGGCAACGGTCGATGTTCCGTCGCGTTTTACGCGCTCGCGCACAGTCGGCGCCCACTTCGGACTGACACCTCGCAAGCAGCAATCCGGTGAAGTCGACCGCAACGGACGCATCTCGAGATGGGGCGATGAGATGATGCGAAGCCTCCTTTACGAAGCGGCGCAGGTGCTGTTGACACGGGTGAAACGTTGGTCAGCGCTCAAGGCTTGGGGTGCACAGATTTCGCGACGCCGAGGCAACAAGAAAGCGATCATCGCGCTGGCGCGCAAGATCGCTGTGATCCTTCATCGCATGTGGATCGACGGATCGGAATTCGACTGGGGCAAGCGGCCGGAAACCGCTGCGTCATCTGTTTAA
- a CDS encoding LysR family transcriptional regulator — MFSFPETIRVFSNTLFSMQNNVSNDDLAVFLVVVREGGFRAASRRLGIAPSKVSTTISRMEASLGVPLLRRTTRSVATTDAGQALAERIAPLFAGLEEACAEAADTAGRVRGRLTLNVPGAVMPDILPPLLSKFHARHPDVEVEIVVENGLVDIVKAGCDAGIRYDDALEKDMVSIPIGPRTQQSALAASPAYLEARGTPRSPEELTRHDAIRYRLPDGPLLPWSLVDDFRTITVQPATRLILSVNALDTGLRYARTGIGIIGTFRNWLEEDFAAGTLVPVLPNIWPSRNGPRLYYPSRFTTAPLRAFIEICRCGSDRV; from the coding sequence TTGTTCTCTTTCCCTGAGACAATTCGCGTATTTTCGAATACCTTGTTCTCTATGCAGAACAATGTCTCGAATGATGATCTGGCCGTTTTTCTCGTGGTGGTTCGCGAAGGCGGGTTCAGGGCAGCGTCCAGACGCCTCGGGATCGCTCCTTCGAAGGTCAGCACGACGATCTCGCGGATGGAGGCTAGCCTCGGCGTGCCACTCCTGCGTCGCACGACCCGCAGCGTGGCCACGACAGACGCAGGTCAGGCACTGGCGGAGCGGATCGCCCCTTTGTTCGCCGGGCTCGAGGAAGCCTGCGCCGAGGCCGCCGACACGGCGGGCCGCGTGCGGGGCCGGCTGACGCTTAACGTACCCGGGGCAGTGATGCCGGACATCCTTCCGCCGCTCCTGTCGAAATTCCACGCCCGTCATCCCGACGTCGAGGTCGAAATCGTGGTCGAGAACGGTCTCGTCGATATCGTCAAGGCGGGCTGCGATGCGGGCATCCGCTATGACGACGCCCTCGAAAAGGACATGGTGTCTATCCCGATCGGCCCCCGGACCCAGCAGAGTGCCCTTGCAGCGTCACCGGCTTACCTGGAGGCACGAGGTACACCCCGGAGCCCCGAAGAGCTGACCCGGCACGATGCGATCCGCTATCGCCTGCCGGATGGTCCTCTGCTGCCGTGGAGCCTCGTCGATGATTTTCGAACGATCACCGTCCAGCCTGCGACACGCCTGATCCTGAGCGTGAACGCTCTCGACACGGGACTTCGCTACGCCAGGACCGGGATCGGCATCATTGGGACTTTCCGTAATTGGCTGGAGGAAGACTTCGCCGCCGGAACGCTCGTTCCCGTTCTGCCGAATATTTGGCCTTCTCGGAACGGCCCGCGTCTCTACTATCCAAGCCGTTTTACAACCGCGCCGCTCCGCGCCTTCATTGAAATTTGCCGCTGCGGCAGCGACAGGGTCTGA
- a CDS encoding NAD(P)H-binding protein, whose product MLIVTGATGQLGRRIVERLLQHVPAERIGVSVRDPDRAGDLMRAGVRVRRGDYDDPDSLRHAWDGAERILLVSSNAAAKGGDPLKQHRAAIGVARELGVGRVLYTSQVSCALDSHFPPGRDHAATEKMLADSGLPWTSLRHGFYAASAVAMNANGLEAGTLTGPEDGKVAWTTHDDLAAADAILLARGETFDGPTPPLTGSEALDLADLARLATDVLGRPIAREIVEEDAMERHARENGIPEGAIAVMLGYFRAARAGEFDRVDPTLAQLLGRAPTRMREFLATVQG is encoded by the coding sequence ATGCTTATTGTGACAGGCGCGACCGGCCAACTCGGCCGCAGGATCGTCGAACGCCTTCTGCAACATGTGCCTGCCGAACGCATCGGCGTCAGCGTTCGCGACCCGGATCGCGCGGGCGACCTCATGCGGGCCGGCGTGCGGGTGCGCCGGGGCGATTACGACGATCCCGACAGCCTGCGTCATGCGTGGGACGGGGCCGAGCGGATTTTATTGGTCTCGTCGAATGCGGCGGCAAAGGGGGGAGATCCGTTGAAGCAGCATAGGGCCGCGATCGGAGTGGCGCGCGAACTGGGTGTCGGCCGCGTGCTTTATACCAGCCAGGTCTCCTGCGCGCTCGACTCGCACTTCCCGCCAGGGCGGGATCACGCTGCGACCGAGAAGATGTTGGCGGACTCGGGCCTGCCCTGGACGTCCTTACGCCACGGCTTCTACGCGGCGAGCGCCGTTGCCATGAACGCGAACGGCCTCGAGGCTGGGACGCTGACCGGCCCCGAGGACGGAAAGGTAGCCTGGACGACCCACGACGATCTTGCCGCCGCCGATGCCATCCTGCTGGCGCGCGGCGAGACGTTCGACGGTCCGACACCGCCGCTGACTGGCAGCGAGGCCCTCGACCTCGCCGACCTCGCGCGGCTGGCAACGGACGTCCTGGGACGGCCCATCGCGCGAGAAATCGTCGAGGAAGATGCCATGGAACGCCATGCTCGGGAGAATGGCATACCTGAGGGTGCTATCGCCGTCATGCTGGGATACTTCCGTGCAGCCCGAGCGGGCGAGTTTGATCGGGTCGATCCGACGCTCGCTCAGTTGCTGGGACGTGCGCCGACGCGGATGCGAGAGTTTCTGGCGACGGTGCAGGGATAA
- a CDS encoding DUF736 domain-containing protein, translated as MATIGTFKKTGNEFTGEIVTLSVQAKGVRIVPDTRAAGENAPSHRVLVGRAEIGAAWSKRSGEGRDYLGLKLDDPSFTAPIYANLFDDEDGESYALIWSRPNGRRGE; from the coding sequence ATGGCAACCATCGGCACCTTCAAGAAGACCGGCAACGAATTCACCGGCGAAATCGTCACTCTCAGCGTCCAGGCCAAGGGCGTGCGCATCGTCCCCGACACCCGCGCCGCCGGCGAGAACGCCCCCAGCCACCGGGTCCTGGTGGGCCGCGCCGAGATCGGCGCCGCCTGGTCCAAGCGCTCGGGCGAGGGCCGCGACTATCTGGGCCTCAAGCTCGACGATCCGAGCTTCACCGCCCCGATCTACGCCAACCTCTTCGACGACGAAGACGGCGAGAGCTACGCGCTGATCTGGTCCCGCCCCAACGGTCGCCGCGGAGAATAA
- a CDS encoding DUF2493 domain-containing protein gives MYAHDEFEPDHSTSPTGHVIEELELYGYRPAEGEADPRITPEDNAIQGAVADIFDALISTMADTSLDFDLDEIMWSTVNTFHRAVERIERKLDDNEQAQKRLQREQDGSEVKSVQLETLIGIGENLIERRDSMETFRETAADLFLRTTGTPWSPRSGSRVNHRQMTSAMIDSRDFLAAKQRADNEVLLPAGPKIAFSGGDTTDHRTIWARLDQVHAKHPDMVLLHGGSPKGAERIAATWANNRKVPQVAFKPNWTKHAKAAPFKRNDRMLDTMPIGAIIFPGTGIQENLADKARKMGIPVYRLAEGSA, from the coding sequence ATGTATGCCCATGACGAATTCGAACCCGATCACAGCACGTCTCCCACCGGCCATGTCATCGAAGAGCTCGAACTCTATGGCTACCGTCCCGCCGAGGGCGAGGCCGACCCCCGGATCACGCCCGAGGACAACGCCATCCAGGGCGCGGTTGCCGACATCTTCGATGCCCTGATCTCCACCATGGCCGACACCAGCCTCGATTTCGACCTAGACGAGATCATGTGGTCCACGGTCAACACCTTCCACCGCGCCGTCGAGCGGATCGAACGCAAACTCGACGATAACGAGCAGGCTCAGAAGCGCCTTCAGCGCGAACAGGACGGAAGCGAGGTGAAATCCGTCCAGTTGGAGACCCTGATCGGCATCGGAGAAAACCTGATCGAGCGTCGCGACAGCATGGAGACCTTCCGCGAGACCGCCGCCGACCTCTTCCTGCGCACCACAGGCACGCCCTGGTCGCCGCGCTCCGGATCACGGGTCAACCATCGCCAGATGACCTCGGCCATGATCGACAGCCGAGATTTTCTCGCCGCCAAGCAGAGGGCCGACAACGAGGTACTGCTACCCGCCGGGCCGAAGATCGCCTTCTCGGGCGGCGACACCACCGATCACCGCACGATCTGGGCCAGGCTCGATCAGGTCCATGCCAAGCACCCCGACATGGTGCTTCTGCACGGCGGCAGCCCGAAAGGCGCCGAACGCATCGCGGCCACTTGGGCCAACAACCGCAAGGTGCCGCAGGTCGCCTTTAAGCCCAACTGGACGAAACACGCCAAGGCCGCGCCCTTCAAGCGCAACGACCGGATGCTCGATACCATGCCGATCGGGGCCATCATCTTCCCCGGCACCGGCATTCAGGAAAACCTCGCCGACAAGGCCCGCAAGATGGGCATCCCGGTCTACCGCCTGGCGGAGGGCAGCGCATGA
- a CDS encoding DUF7146 domain-containing protein produces the protein MARLNASELAQLLGRQAEAVCRRYLSNGRKQGNYWQVGDVRNTPGRSMFVRLTGPESGKGAAGKWTDTSTGEHGDLLDVIGESLGLVDFTDVAEEARRFLSLPHPEPEPQSRQFRTPPVPSGSSEAARRLWHVTRPLIGSLAETYLRGRGITNLRRTANLRFHPSCYWRPEGDGPTEAWPAMIAAVTDLDGRITGAHRTWLQRDGSGKAPVDPPRKAMGELLGNAVRLGEAQDVMAAGEGIETILSLRQALPIMPMVSALSAGHLAAILFPPHLRRLYIVRDNDPAGDAARDSLVDRAIGAGIEAITLSPMLGDFNDDLVSFGLEALRAQIRVQIAPEDVSRFMALAS, from the coding sequence ATGGCACGTCTCAACGCTTCCGAGCTGGCGCAGCTTCTTGGTCGCCAGGCCGAGGCGGTGTGCCGCCGCTATCTCTCGAATGGGCGCAAACAGGGCAATTACTGGCAGGTTGGGGATGTGCGAAACACGCCCGGTCGTTCAATGTTCGTCCGTCTGACCGGTCCGGAATCCGGTAAAGGGGCTGCCGGCAAATGGACCGACACATCGACCGGCGAGCATGGCGATCTGCTCGACGTGATCGGCGAAAGCCTCGGCCTCGTCGATTTTACCGACGTTGCCGAGGAAGCCCGCCGCTTCCTCAGCCTGCCGCATCCCGAACCGGAGCCACAGTCCCGCCAGTTCCGAACACCGCCGGTACCATCCGGATCGTCCGAAGCGGCACGCCGCCTCTGGCACGTGACCCGGCCATTGATCGGCAGCCTCGCAGAGACGTATTTACGCGGACGCGGCATTACGAACTTACGCAGAACCGCGAATCTGCGTTTCCATCCGAGCTGCTACTGGCGACCCGAAGGCGATGGGCCGACAGAGGCATGGCCGGCCATGATCGCCGCGGTGACCGACCTCGATGGCAGGATCACCGGCGCACATCGCACCTGGCTCCAACGTGACGGCTCCGGGAAAGCGCCGGTCGATCCGCCGAGAAAGGCGATGGGAGAGCTGCTCGGAAACGCCGTCCGGCTTGGCGAGGCACAGGATGTCATGGCGGCAGGCGAGGGGATAGAAACCATTCTCTCGCTGCGCCAGGCATTGCCGATCATGCCGATGGTCTCCGCACTCTCGGCCGGACATCTCGCTGCTATCCTGTTCCCGCCGCATCTGCGCAGGCTCTATATCGTCCGCGACAACGATCCGGCAGGTGACGCCGCGCGGGACAGCCTGGTGGACCGGGCCATCGGGGCCGGGATCGAGGCAATCACGCTTTCGCCCATGCTGGGAGATTTCAACGATGATCTCGTCAGCTTCGGCCTGGAGGCGCTTCGGGCGCAGATCCGGGTGCAGATCGCCCCCGAGGACGTCAGCCGCTTCATGGCGCTTGCGTCATAG